A DNA window from Pungitius pungitius chromosome 1, fPunPun2.1, whole genome shotgun sequence contains the following coding sequences:
- the asxl1 gene encoding putative Polycomb group protein ASXL1 isoform X1, whose product MKDKQKRKKERTWAEAARMVLENFSDAPMTPKQILHVIQTKGLKEMRSGTAPLACLVTMLHSQVRGDRVKNSIFFKLPGRMSLFTLKKNALQWTKTTSESETAAEPASSTSASSSSTPAAGGVASAPPTQSPEQESCDSTETTAAASGDNDASVDESSSSASCSAEVPAPSNQPQTRLSRAAGQQGRTDTQQTQHPQHTQTRLSRSRQSGRQRKKAVMMPRVVLTPLKVNGEHVPSGPMKRNRGGVDVDFETPGSILVNTNIRALINVRTFSAFPAHSQQQLLQLLPEVDRQIGPDGMARLSSSALNNEFFTHASQSWKERLAEGEFTHEMQVRFRQEMEKEKKVEAWKEKFFEEYHGQKSGLTQEESLKLTMSEAGEVAAAVLDTDVAAVATGAPKRRSVGRRRRDGRMRRRTRADLRRRARRTLCKAATPPALQSAEAAEAGAALDSPAVSIGSPMSDNTIVQGEVVLQAECGVELPPESASIEPKASPTPEPEPIILPAPTATPAPTATPIPTPAATPAPTPAATPAPTPEPITTPTPTPTPTPTPTPSPDSTSANEEPEAAEAEAAAAAAARLLPEETLPVLASTSSPSSSSSSSSSSSSSSSSSASSPVSSPSSPSDRQGVFAAGLDSSSSSSASSSVAVVADPLDDTASVVTSVTGGTTTSSRESSPSASPAATPVPSAQTKEQKRRPDETPAFSSFPEKRPRLDERQSFRTTIDGVRSEKPQPTTEEPKVPPIRIQLSRIKPPWVKGHPTYQICPRIVPPGEGSRRAGTGGARTLADIKARAQQARAQREAAAAVAASGDGTGAVGVRLRPASGVSDSSNGRRAREHPGPIEPGGGGGGGGGGRRRRGSGGMEEQGTSSGTNSSGTQLQLFNVEPTPEPASSLSTTSTSMSLETLSPPQVEAGSEVLEEVETTSAGVPSSSNGLTDQAADSPSPKAEAPEPAASPVEMADHGYLKPSLAPTSIPDSLPRFGAQGVDVIQTLASSCHSKEQAHGREAGLGGVIHHGSYHVESQDAISHSAAKRLQTETSSPQHADSGGEKDNDAGTHSDSTETASDCENDLQEDEQQQQPEQAWCPQVSIKRNGQLVIRSPPPQNQHPVIQAYVSSRHGQTVIQPCFPNGLLNPQHGGLHYQDHQSASHPQGVRDTNVVVKMEPGEASSENPAEEEYHGCSKASVAQPTATAASKRLASSLRLVSSVEANNPLVTQLLQGSLSLEKVLPSHSANRLEISRLAGPQPRPPMARTPGPRNRPEVLAQSSGPELAAASQIPNQFPTGCPVSCLMEAPSATQYQSQQAPGAVPVITSLPPSSASSSFIRKSDLSSQTALESAVIKDPQGPQPSKGVNEDRPQTVHRTMPNGPLPPHADPCPTEVAPTVKINWRPSHIQPHPSHQLPLSPTPTVKNEVGVRPPCQALAKSSPIKTMSVTKKEPGGAVDGYLSGGAMEGLLNMEMTFARMAKKEHSKATYCSGSPSSSPSALPFQLYGKFPKHSGVGGVSYTANVSVMDNGGFSRSMADSVLQLRPCLSSSQTTLSIQAFTDSTADEVALKCSCRLKAMIMCQGCGAFCHDDCIGPSKLCVSCLVVR is encoded by the exons AGTGGTACGGCACCGTTGGCCTGCCTGGTCACCATGCTCCACTCCCAGGTGAGGGGAGACCGAGTCAAGAACAGCATCTTCTTCAAGCTGCCTGGGCGGATGAGCCTGTTCACTCTCAAG AAGAACGCCCTCCAATGGACAAAGACGACCTCAGAGTCGGAGACTGCAGCGGAGCCGGCCAGCAGCACctcggcctccagcagcagcaccccgGCAGCAGGCGGCGtggcctctgccccccccacccagtcTCCTGAGCAGGAAAGCTGCGACTCCACGGAGACCACGGCTGCTGCCAGTGGCGACAATGATG CCTCGGTGGATGAGAGCTCGTCAAGCGCATCCTGCTCCGCTGAAGTGCCGGCTCCCAGCAACCAGCCCCAGACGCGCCTCAGCAGGGCGGCAGGGCAGCAAGGACGCACCGACACCCAGCAGACCCAGCACCCTCAGCACACTCAGACCAGACTGAGCCGCTCAAGACAG tcagggaggcagaggaagaaagCAGTCATGATGCCCCGTGTTGTCCTCACCCCTCTTAAAGTGAACGGAGAGCATGTCCCCTCAG GCCCCATGAAGAGGAATCGAGGCGGGGTGGACGTAGACTTTGAAACACCAGGCTCAATCTTGGTCAACACCAACATCAGAGCCCTCATCAATGTGCGGACCTTCTCGGCCTTCCCCGCGCActcgcagcagcagctgctgcagctgctgccagAGGTGGACCGTCAG ATTGGACCAGATGGTATGGCTAGACTGAGCAGCTCAGCTCTCAACAATGAGTTCTTCACCCATGCCTCCCAGAGCTGGAAAGAGAGGCTGGCGGAGG GTGAGTTCACCCACGAGATGCAGGTGCGTTTCCGGCAGGaaatggagaaagagaagaaggtaGAGGCGTGGAAGGAAAAGTTTTTTGAAGAGTACCATGGGCAAAA GTCTGGTCTGACACAAGAGGAGTCCCTGAAGCTCACCATGAGTGAAGCCGGTGAAGTTGCAGCCGCTGTGCTGGACACTGATGTGGCGGCGGTGGCAACTGGTGCGCCCAAGAGACGCAGCGTTGGTCGACGGAGGAGAGATGGCAGGATGAGGAGACGCACGCGGGCTGACCTGCGTCGGCGCGCCCGTCGGACCCTTTGCAAGGCCGCCACTCCTCCAGCCCTGCAGTCTGCAGAAGCTGCTGAGGCCGGCGCCGCCCTGGACAGCCCGGCCGTTTCTATTGGCTCTCCCATGTCTGACAACACGATTGTTCAAGGGGAGGTGGTGCTGCAGGCCGAGTGTGGCGTGGAGCTCCCACCTGAGAGTGCCTCCATCGAGCCAAAGGCCTCTCCCACCCCCGAGCCAGAGCCAATCATATTGCCAGCCCCAACTGCCACTCCTGCACCGACTGCTACTCCCATTCCGACTCCAGCTGCCACTCCCGCACCAACTCCAGCTGCCACTCCCGCACCAACTCCCGAACCAATTACCACTCCCACACCCACTCCCACACCCACTCCCACACCCACTCCCAGCCCAGACTCCACAAGCGCTAATGAAGAGCCtgaagcagcagaagcagaagcagcagcagcagcagcagcccgccTGCTCCCAGAGGAGACTCTACCTGTACTGGCGtccacctcctccccatcttcttcctcctcgtcctcctcttcctcctcctcttcttcgtcttcgTCTGCCTCCTCGCCGGTTTCCTCACCCTCCTCACCTTCTGATAGACAGGGAGTGTTTGCTGCAGGCCTGgactcctcttcatcctcctcagcaTCCTCCAGTGTCGCAGTCGTTGCCGACCCACTGGATGACACCGCCTCTGTGGTCACCTCCGTTACAGGAGgtaccaccaccagcagccgcGAGAGTAGCCCCTCAGCCAGCCCAGCCGCCACCCCTGTGCCCAGCGCTCAGACCAAGGAGCAGAAGAGAAGGCCAGATGAGACTCCGGCCTTCTCTAGCTTTCCCGAAAAAAGGCCGCGGCTTGACGAGCGTCAGTCCTTTCGTACCACAATTGACGGTGTCCGCTCGGAGAAGCCGCAGCCGACAACAGAGGAGCCCAAGGTGCCGCCTATCCGG ATTCAACTGTCCAGAATCAAACCCCCCTGGGTCAAAGGCCACCCCACCTACCAGATCTGTCCCCGGATCGTGCCCCCCGGGGAGGGCTCGCGGCGGGCGGGGACGGGGGGTGCGCGCACCTTGGCGGACATCAAAGCCCGTGCCCAGCAAGCCCGGGCCCAGCGCGAggccgctgctgctgttgcagcCTCTGGCGACGGGACAGGGGCGGTCGGGGTCAGGCTGCGGCCTGCTTCTGGGGTATCGGATAGCAGCAATGGACGACGAGCGCGAGAGCATCCAGGACCTATcgagccaggaggaggaggaggaggaggaggaggaggaagaagaagaaggggaagtgGTGGCATGGAGGAGCAGGGAACGTCTTCAGGCACAAATTCGTCTGGAACACAACTACAGCTTTTCAATGTAGAGCCgacacctgagccagcctccTCCCTGTCCACTACCTCAACCTCCATGTCCTTGGAGACTCTAAGCCCTCCTCAAGTGGAAGCGGGGTCAGAGGTCCTTGAGGAAGTAGAAACCACGTCAGCCGGTGTTCCGAGCTCCTCCAATGGGCTCACCGACCAGGCAGCGGACTCGCCCTCTCCAAAGGCCGAGGCGCCTGagcctgctgcctcccccgtAGAGATGGCTGACCACGGTTATTTAAAACCCTCTCTGGCTCCAACCTCCATCCCAGATTCTCTCCCTAGGTTTGGGGCTCAGGGTGTGGATGTGATTCAGACACTGGCAAGCTCCTGTCACTCCAAAGAGCAGGCACATGGGAGGGAGGCTGGGCTGGGTGGCGTTATCCATCATGGTTCCTACCACGTGGAATCCCAGGATGCAATCTCTCACTCCGCTGCAAAGAGACTACAAACAGAGACATCCTCCCCCCAACATGCAGACTCTGGTGGTGAGAAAGACAACGACGCTGGGACACATAGTGACTCCACGGAGACGGCTTCAGATTGTGAGAATGATCTCCAGgaggatgagcagcagcagcagcctgaacaGGCTTGGTGCCCCCAAGTGAGCATCAAGCGAAACGGCCAACTGGTCATCCGCAGCCCTCCTCCCCAGAACCAGCATCCGGTCATCCAGGCCTACGTCTCCAGCCGCCACGGTCAGACCGTCATTCAGCCCTGCTTTCCCAATGGACTGCTTAACCCGCAGCACGGTGGTCTGCATTACCAGGACCACCAGTCTGCATCCCACCCACAGGGGGTGAGGGACACCAACGTTGTGGTCAAAATGGAGCCAGGAGAAGCTTCCAGTGAGAACCCCGCTGAAGAGGAGTATCATGGATGTTCAAAGGCCTCTGTCGCCCAGCCAACTGCTACCGCTGCATCCAAGAGACTGGCCAGCTCACTCAGGCTGGTATCCAGTGTAGAAGCCAACAACCCTTTGGTCACTCAGCTACTACAGGGCAGCCTGTCCCTGGAGAAAGTTCTACCTTCACACTCTGCCAACCGGCTGGAGATCAGCCGATTGGCAGGACCTCAACCCAGACCACCAATGGCACGGACCCCAGGGCCTCGCAACAGGCCAGAGGTCTTGGCTCAGTCTTCTGGCCCAGAACTGGCTGCAGCCTCTCAGATACCCAACCAGTTTCCAACAGGATGCCCAGTGTCCTGTTTGATGGAAGCGCCGTCTGCCACGCAGTATCAGTCTCAGCAGGCTCCCGGGGCTGTCCCGGTCATCACCTCTCTGCCAccctcctcggcctcctcgtCCTTCATAAGAAAGTCCGACCTTAGCTCTCAGACTGCGTTGGAGTCTGCAGTTATAAAAGACCCCCAGGGTCCTCAGCCCTCGAAGGGGGTCAATGAAGACCGGCCCCAGACAGTCCACCGAACCATGCCTAATGGACCCCTTCCTCCCCATGCAGACCCCTGTCCCACAGAGGTGGCGCCTACTGTTAAGATCAACTGGCGACCCTCACATATTCAGCCCCATCCCTCACACCAGCTGCCGCTGTCTCCTACGCCCACAGTCAAAAATGAAGTAGGTGTGCGGCCCCCTTGCCAGGCTCTTGCCAAATCGTCCCCCATTAAAACCATGAGTGTTACAAAAAAGGAGCCGGGGGGCGCTGTGGACGGCTACCTGAGTGGAGGGGCGATGGAGGGACTCCTCAACATGGAGATGACTTTCGCCAGGATGGCAAAGAAGGAACACAGCAAAGCTACCTACTGCTCcggctctccctcctcctccccctccgcccTGCCCTTCCAGCTCTATGGGAAGTTCCCCAAGCATAGTGGTGTTGGAGGAGTAAGCTACACAGCCAACGTGTCAGTGATGGACAATGGCGGTTTCTCCCGGAGCATGGCAGACAGCGTGCTCCAGCTGCGCCCCTGCTTGTCCTCCAGCCAGACCACCCTTAGTATTCAGGCCTTTACTGACAGTACGGCGGACGAGGTGGCGCTCAAGTGCTCGTGCCGCCTCAAAGCCATGATCATGTGCCAAGGCTGCGGTGCCTTCTGCCACGACGATTGCATCGGGCcctccaaactatgtgtgtcaTGTCTGGTGGTGAGATAG
- the asxl1 gene encoding putative Polycomb group protein ASXL1 isoform X2, whose protein sequence is MLHSQVRGDRVKNSIFFKLPGRMSLFTLKKNALQWTKTTSESETAAEPASSTSASSSSTPAAGGVASAPPTQSPEQESCDSTETTAAASGDNDASVDESSSSASCSAEVPAPSNQPQTRLSRAAGQQGRTDTQQTQHPQHTQTRLSRSRQSGRQRKKAVMMPRVVLTPLKVNGEHVPSGPMKRNRGGVDVDFETPGSILVNTNIRALINVRTFSAFPAHSQQQLLQLLPEVDRQIGPDGMARLSSSALNNEFFTHASQSWKERLAEGEFTHEMQVRFRQEMEKEKKVEAWKEKFFEEYHGQKSGLTQEESLKLTMSEAGEVAAAVLDTDVAAVATGAPKRRSVGRRRRDGRMRRRTRADLRRRARRTLCKAATPPALQSAEAAEAGAALDSPAVSIGSPMSDNTIVQGEVVLQAECGVELPPESASIEPKASPTPEPEPIILPAPTATPAPTATPIPTPAATPAPTPAATPAPTPEPITTPTPTPTPTPTPTPSPDSTSANEEPEAAEAEAAAAAAARLLPEETLPVLASTSSPSSSSSSSSSSSSSSSSSASSPVSSPSSPSDRQGVFAAGLDSSSSSSASSSVAVVADPLDDTASVVTSVTGGTTTSSRESSPSASPAATPVPSAQTKEQKRRPDETPAFSSFPEKRPRLDERQSFRTTIDGVRSEKPQPTTEEPKVPPIRIQLSRIKPPWVKGHPTYQICPRIVPPGEGSRRAGTGGARTLADIKARAQQARAQREAAAAVAASGDGTGAVGVRLRPASGVSDSSNGRRAREHPGPIEPGGGGGGGGGGRRRRGSGGMEEQGTSSGTNSSGTQLQLFNVEPTPEPASSLSTTSTSMSLETLSPPQVEAGSEVLEEVETTSAGVPSSSNGLTDQAADSPSPKAEAPEPAASPVEMADHGYLKPSLAPTSIPDSLPRFGAQGVDVIQTLASSCHSKEQAHGREAGLGGVIHHGSYHVESQDAISHSAAKRLQTETSSPQHADSGGEKDNDAGTHSDSTETASDCENDLQEDEQQQQPEQAWCPQVSIKRNGQLVIRSPPPQNQHPVIQAYVSSRHGQTVIQPCFPNGLLNPQHGGLHYQDHQSASHPQGVRDTNVVVKMEPGEASSENPAEEEYHGCSKASVAQPTATAASKRLASSLRLVSSVEANNPLVTQLLQGSLSLEKVLPSHSANRLEISRLAGPQPRPPMARTPGPRNRPEVLAQSSGPELAAASQIPNQFPTGCPVSCLMEAPSATQYQSQQAPGAVPVITSLPPSSASSSFIRKSDLSSQTALESAVIKDPQGPQPSKGVNEDRPQTVHRTMPNGPLPPHADPCPTEVAPTVKINWRPSHIQPHPSHQLPLSPTPTVKNEVGVRPPCQALAKSSPIKTMSVTKKEPGGAVDGYLSGGAMEGLLNMEMTFARMAKKEHSKATYCSGSPSSSPSALPFQLYGKFPKHSGVGGVSYTANVSVMDNGGFSRSMADSVLQLRPCLSSSQTTLSIQAFTDSTADEVALKCSCRLKAMIMCQGCGAFCHDDCIGPSKLCVSCLVVR, encoded by the exons ATGCTCCACTCCCAGGTGAGGGGAGACCGAGTCAAGAACAGCATCTTCTTCAAGCTGCCTGGGCGGATGAGCCTGTTCACTCTCAAG AAGAACGCCCTCCAATGGACAAAGACGACCTCAGAGTCGGAGACTGCAGCGGAGCCGGCCAGCAGCACctcggcctccagcagcagcaccccgGCAGCAGGCGGCGtggcctctgccccccccacccagtcTCCTGAGCAGGAAAGCTGCGACTCCACGGAGACCACGGCTGCTGCCAGTGGCGACAATGATG CCTCGGTGGATGAGAGCTCGTCAAGCGCATCCTGCTCCGCTGAAGTGCCGGCTCCCAGCAACCAGCCCCAGACGCGCCTCAGCAGGGCGGCAGGGCAGCAAGGACGCACCGACACCCAGCAGACCCAGCACCCTCAGCACACTCAGACCAGACTGAGCCGCTCAAGACAG tcagggaggcagaggaagaaagCAGTCATGATGCCCCGTGTTGTCCTCACCCCTCTTAAAGTGAACGGAGAGCATGTCCCCTCAG GCCCCATGAAGAGGAATCGAGGCGGGGTGGACGTAGACTTTGAAACACCAGGCTCAATCTTGGTCAACACCAACATCAGAGCCCTCATCAATGTGCGGACCTTCTCGGCCTTCCCCGCGCActcgcagcagcagctgctgcagctgctgccagAGGTGGACCGTCAG ATTGGACCAGATGGTATGGCTAGACTGAGCAGCTCAGCTCTCAACAATGAGTTCTTCACCCATGCCTCCCAGAGCTGGAAAGAGAGGCTGGCGGAGG GTGAGTTCACCCACGAGATGCAGGTGCGTTTCCGGCAGGaaatggagaaagagaagaaggtaGAGGCGTGGAAGGAAAAGTTTTTTGAAGAGTACCATGGGCAAAA GTCTGGTCTGACACAAGAGGAGTCCCTGAAGCTCACCATGAGTGAAGCCGGTGAAGTTGCAGCCGCTGTGCTGGACACTGATGTGGCGGCGGTGGCAACTGGTGCGCCCAAGAGACGCAGCGTTGGTCGACGGAGGAGAGATGGCAGGATGAGGAGACGCACGCGGGCTGACCTGCGTCGGCGCGCCCGTCGGACCCTTTGCAAGGCCGCCACTCCTCCAGCCCTGCAGTCTGCAGAAGCTGCTGAGGCCGGCGCCGCCCTGGACAGCCCGGCCGTTTCTATTGGCTCTCCCATGTCTGACAACACGATTGTTCAAGGGGAGGTGGTGCTGCAGGCCGAGTGTGGCGTGGAGCTCCCACCTGAGAGTGCCTCCATCGAGCCAAAGGCCTCTCCCACCCCCGAGCCAGAGCCAATCATATTGCCAGCCCCAACTGCCACTCCTGCACCGACTGCTACTCCCATTCCGACTCCAGCTGCCACTCCCGCACCAACTCCAGCTGCCACTCCCGCACCAACTCCCGAACCAATTACCACTCCCACACCCACTCCCACACCCACTCCCACACCCACTCCCAGCCCAGACTCCACAAGCGCTAATGAAGAGCCtgaagcagcagaagcagaagcagcagcagcagcagcagcccgccTGCTCCCAGAGGAGACTCTACCTGTACTGGCGtccacctcctccccatcttcttcctcctcgtcctcctcttcctcctcctcttcttcgtcttcgTCTGCCTCCTCGCCGGTTTCCTCACCCTCCTCACCTTCTGATAGACAGGGAGTGTTTGCTGCAGGCCTGgactcctcttcatcctcctcagcaTCCTCCAGTGTCGCAGTCGTTGCCGACCCACTGGATGACACCGCCTCTGTGGTCACCTCCGTTACAGGAGgtaccaccaccagcagccgcGAGAGTAGCCCCTCAGCCAGCCCAGCCGCCACCCCTGTGCCCAGCGCTCAGACCAAGGAGCAGAAGAGAAGGCCAGATGAGACTCCGGCCTTCTCTAGCTTTCCCGAAAAAAGGCCGCGGCTTGACGAGCGTCAGTCCTTTCGTACCACAATTGACGGTGTCCGCTCGGAGAAGCCGCAGCCGACAACAGAGGAGCCCAAGGTGCCGCCTATCCGG ATTCAACTGTCCAGAATCAAACCCCCCTGGGTCAAAGGCCACCCCACCTACCAGATCTGTCCCCGGATCGTGCCCCCCGGGGAGGGCTCGCGGCGGGCGGGGACGGGGGGTGCGCGCACCTTGGCGGACATCAAAGCCCGTGCCCAGCAAGCCCGGGCCCAGCGCGAggccgctgctgctgttgcagcCTCTGGCGACGGGACAGGGGCGGTCGGGGTCAGGCTGCGGCCTGCTTCTGGGGTATCGGATAGCAGCAATGGACGACGAGCGCGAGAGCATCCAGGACCTATcgagccaggaggaggaggaggaggaggaggaggaggaagaagaagaaggggaagtgGTGGCATGGAGGAGCAGGGAACGTCTTCAGGCACAAATTCGTCTGGAACACAACTACAGCTTTTCAATGTAGAGCCgacacctgagccagcctccTCCCTGTCCACTACCTCAACCTCCATGTCCTTGGAGACTCTAAGCCCTCCTCAAGTGGAAGCGGGGTCAGAGGTCCTTGAGGAAGTAGAAACCACGTCAGCCGGTGTTCCGAGCTCCTCCAATGGGCTCACCGACCAGGCAGCGGACTCGCCCTCTCCAAAGGCCGAGGCGCCTGagcctgctgcctcccccgtAGAGATGGCTGACCACGGTTATTTAAAACCCTCTCTGGCTCCAACCTCCATCCCAGATTCTCTCCCTAGGTTTGGGGCTCAGGGTGTGGATGTGATTCAGACACTGGCAAGCTCCTGTCACTCCAAAGAGCAGGCACATGGGAGGGAGGCTGGGCTGGGTGGCGTTATCCATCATGGTTCCTACCACGTGGAATCCCAGGATGCAATCTCTCACTCCGCTGCAAAGAGACTACAAACAGAGACATCCTCCCCCCAACATGCAGACTCTGGTGGTGAGAAAGACAACGACGCTGGGACACATAGTGACTCCACGGAGACGGCTTCAGATTGTGAGAATGATCTCCAGgaggatgagcagcagcagcagcctgaacaGGCTTGGTGCCCCCAAGTGAGCATCAAGCGAAACGGCCAACTGGTCATCCGCAGCCCTCCTCCCCAGAACCAGCATCCGGTCATCCAGGCCTACGTCTCCAGCCGCCACGGTCAGACCGTCATTCAGCCCTGCTTTCCCAATGGACTGCTTAACCCGCAGCACGGTGGTCTGCATTACCAGGACCACCAGTCTGCATCCCACCCACAGGGGGTGAGGGACACCAACGTTGTGGTCAAAATGGAGCCAGGAGAAGCTTCCAGTGAGAACCCCGCTGAAGAGGAGTATCATGGATGTTCAAAGGCCTCTGTCGCCCAGCCAACTGCTACCGCTGCATCCAAGAGACTGGCCAGCTCACTCAGGCTGGTATCCAGTGTAGAAGCCAACAACCCTTTGGTCACTCAGCTACTACAGGGCAGCCTGTCCCTGGAGAAAGTTCTACCTTCACACTCTGCCAACCGGCTGGAGATCAGCCGATTGGCAGGACCTCAACCCAGACCACCAATGGCACGGACCCCAGGGCCTCGCAACAGGCCAGAGGTCTTGGCTCAGTCTTCTGGCCCAGAACTGGCTGCAGCCTCTCAGATACCCAACCAGTTTCCAACAGGATGCCCAGTGTCCTGTTTGATGGAAGCGCCGTCTGCCACGCAGTATCAGTCTCAGCAGGCTCCCGGGGCTGTCCCGGTCATCACCTCTCTGCCAccctcctcggcctcctcgtCCTTCATAAGAAAGTCCGACCTTAGCTCTCAGACTGCGTTGGAGTCTGCAGTTATAAAAGACCCCCAGGGTCCTCAGCCCTCGAAGGGGGTCAATGAAGACCGGCCCCAGACAGTCCACCGAACCATGCCTAATGGACCCCTTCCTCCCCATGCAGACCCCTGTCCCACAGAGGTGGCGCCTACTGTTAAGATCAACTGGCGACCCTCACATATTCAGCCCCATCCCTCACACCAGCTGCCGCTGTCTCCTACGCCCACAGTCAAAAATGAAGTAGGTGTGCGGCCCCCTTGCCAGGCTCTTGCCAAATCGTCCCCCATTAAAACCATGAGTGTTACAAAAAAGGAGCCGGGGGGCGCTGTGGACGGCTACCTGAGTGGAGGGGCGATGGAGGGACTCCTCAACATGGAGATGACTTTCGCCAGGATGGCAAAGAAGGAACACAGCAAAGCTACCTACTGCTCcggctctccctcctcctccccctccgcccTGCCCTTCCAGCTCTATGGGAAGTTCCCCAAGCATAGTGGTGTTGGAGGAGTAAGCTACACAGCCAACGTGTCAGTGATGGACAATGGCGGTTTCTCCCGGAGCATGGCAGACAGCGTGCTCCAGCTGCGCCCCTGCTTGTCCTCCAGCCAGACCACCCTTAGTATTCAGGCCTTTACTGACAGTACGGCGGACGAGGTGGCGCTCAAGTGCTCGTGCCGCCTCAAAGCCATGATCATGTGCCAAGGCTGCGGTGCCTTCTGCCACGACGATTGCATCGGGCcctccaaactatgtgtgtcaTGTCTGGTGGTGAGATAG